The following are from one region of the Stanieria sp. NIES-3757 genome:
- the ilvE gene encoding branched-chain amino acid aminotransferase, with amino-acid sequence MHNFLPIAYFQNQFVPFESANISIATHALHYGTGAFGGLRGIPDPENDQQILLFRLDRHSQRLSSSAKFLNYNLPADKIEKIITEFVQKNQPKTSFYIRPFVYTSDLGIAPRLHNIQKDFFVYGLELGDYLSPDGINCRISSWHRQEDRSLPLRGKISGAYITSSLAKTEAVESGFDEAILLNSQGKVCEASGMNIFVVRNGKLITPGSDQDILEGITRDSVITVAKDLGIETIERPVDKTELLIADEVFLSGTAAKITPVKRIENYHLPEQKPITEKLKEKLTAITENRDPNYQQWVYKVKI; translated from the coding sequence ATGCATAATTTTCTTCCCATTGCCTATTTTCAAAATCAGTTTGTTCCTTTTGAATCAGCTAATATTTCTATTGCTACCCACGCTTTACACTACGGAACAGGGGCTTTTGGTGGCTTAAGAGGTATTCCAGACCCAGAAAACGACCAACAAATTTTATTATTTAGATTAGACCGTCATTCCCAAAGATTAAGTAGCAGTGCCAAGTTCCTTAACTACAATTTACCTGCGGATAAAATCGAAAAAATTATTACTGAGTTTGTTCAAAAAAATCAACCAAAAACATCTTTTTATATTCGTCCTTTTGTTTATACTTCTGATTTAGGCATTGCGCCGAGATTACATAATATTCAGAAAGACTTTTTTGTTTATGGTTTAGAATTGGGTGATTATTTATCACCAGATGGTATTAATTGTCGAATTAGTTCTTGGCATCGTCAAGAAGACCGCAGTTTACCTTTAAGAGGTAAAATTAGTGGTGCATATATTACTTCTTCTTTAGCTAAAACTGAAGCCGTCGAATCTGGATTTGATGAAGCAATTTTATTAAATTCTCAAGGGAAAGTTTGTGAAGCTTCAGGAATGAATATTTTTGTCGTCAGAAATGGCAAATTAATTACTCCTGGCTCCGATCAAGATATTTTAGAAGGTATTACGAGAGATAGTGTCATCACAGTTGCTAAAGATTTAGGGATAGAAACAATCGAACGTCCAGTAGATAAGACTGAATTATTGATTGCTGACGAAGTATTTTTAAGTGGTACTGCTGCAAAAATTACGCCAGTAAAAAGAATTGAAAACTATCATTTACCTGAACAAAAACCAATTACGGAAAAACTTAAAGAAAAATTAACAGCAATTACCGAAAATCGCGATCCAAACTATCAGCAATGGGTGTATAAAGTTAAAATTTAA
- a CDS encoding molybdopterin synthase subunit MoaE, which yields MNLTQLNFPHQTQTHPQDNFAITFAPLYLDEVYRLADDPANGAVVVMSGTVRNQTGGKQVLSLEYQAYEPMAIAVFRSIAAQIRQQWQDTNRVVIHHRVGHLEIGDISVLVAVGCPHRAEAFEACRYAIDTLKHNAPIWKKEYFQEADGQITTQWVNCC from the coding sequence ATGAATCTCACTCAGCTTAACTTTCCTCATCAAACCCAAACTCATCCTCAAGACAATTTTGCAATTACTTTTGCCCCCTTATACCTAGACGAAGTTTATCGACTAGCAGACGATCCTGCCAATGGTGCAGTAGTAGTGATGAGTGGTACAGTACGCAATCAAACTGGTGGTAAGCAAGTATTATCTTTAGAATATCAGGCTTATGAACCAATGGCGATCGCGGTATTTCGCTCGATTGCAGCTCAAATTCGTCAACAATGGCAAGATACTAATCGAGTAGTGATCCATCATCGTGTCGGACATTTAGAGATAGGAGATATCAGCGTTTTAGTAGCAGTTGGTTGCCCTCATCGTGCCGAAGCTTTTGAAGCCTGTCGTTATGCCATTGATACCCTCAAACATAATGCCCCCATTTGGAAAAAAGAGTATTTTCAAGAGGCTGATGGGCAAATTACAACTCAATGGGTAAATTGTTGTTAA
- a CDS encoding cyclic nucleotide-binding domain protein yields the protein MTILKAEKLLALLEVEASRYQILSNLRFQEHNPVFVLLRKFLLTKQQLIILALLAVLETLDDQPDVIQLARRTGILAKEAITLIFQAQTAQWQQRLSRVIFQELHPDFHPCGFIAVVRGKTYLTSAAIEQVLRELLHEPNPVIQAASLYALNQLNSQLAKTEAHHLLSEPLINKLVKETAFNIFNQSHGETSTLEQLLHLLRQEKYQSLTIEQLLSLASEIRQLRQDLTEIALSR from the coding sequence ATGACTATTCTTAAGGCAGAAAAATTATTAGCACTTTTAGAAGTAGAGGCTTCTCGCTATCAAATTTTAAGCAATTTAAGATTTCAAGAGCATAATCCTGTCTTTGTGTTATTGCGTAAATTTCTCTTAACCAAACAACAACTAATTATTCTCGCTTTACTAGCTGTTTTAGAAACGCTTGATGATCAACCAGACGTAATTCAGTTAGCTAGACGCACTGGGATTTTAGCTAAAGAAGCAATAACTTTAATTTTTCAAGCTCAAACTGCTCAATGGCAACAACGTCTTAGTCGAGTGATTTTTCAAGAATTACATCCTGATTTTCATCCCTGTGGATTTATAGCAGTTGTTAGAGGCAAAACTTATTTAACTTCAGCAGCAATAGAACAAGTTCTCAGAGAATTATTACACGAACCTAATCCTGTTATTCAAGCTGCTAGTCTTTATGCTCTAAATCAACTCAATTCTCAATTAGCAAAAACTGAAGCCCATCATTTACTAAGCGAGCCGTTAATTAACAAGCTTGTTAAAGAAACTGCTTTTAATATTTTCAACCAATCTCATGGAGAGACTTCTACTTTAGAACAATTACTACATCTTTTAAGACAAGAAAAATATCAATCTTTGACCATCGAACAATTGCTCTCACTTGCCTCTGAAATTCGACAACTTCGTCAAGATTTAACAGAAATTGCTTTAAGTAGATAA
- a CDS encoding type III restriction protein res subunit, producing the protein MPRISQLKFDRGTLILHPPPKGKLWLEYAIWDDRIEKFRIPAIYYRPLVEALQAEESQFIDDAKDFYALELNSCVEIEPYPHQQEALLAWKQSQRQGVVVLPTAGGKTYLAQLAMQATPRTTLVVVPTLDLMHQWYAQLESAFPDVEVGLLGGGSRDRSPILIATYNSAAIHAETLGNKYALIVFDECHHLPTDFFRVIAEYAIAPYRLGLTATPERTDGNHRFLDTLIGKVIYRKTAKELAGNTLASHKIIQIKVKLSQKEQQTYDQAIQTRNDFLRQANISLGSLEGWQLFVQASARSPQGRAAMLAHREAKEIALGTDAKLRVLIDLITKHYPEKILIFTNDNATVYRISQEFLIPAITYQTPVKERHEILKRYKAGEFKILIASHVLNEGVDVPDARIAIILSGTGSTREYIQRLGRVLRKGNIQNKQAILYEVVTENTSEEKTSQRRRGESPEQPTSSHQLELLSFPSPQQINPGRKLKAAEQSNPWHPNQSQE; encoded by the coding sequence ATGCCTCGCATCTCCCAATTAAAATTTGACCGAGGTACTTTAATACTGCATCCTCCACCAAAAGGTAAATTATGGCTAGAATATGCCATCTGGGATGATCGCATTGAAAAGTTTCGGATCCCAGCTATTTACTATCGTCCTTTGGTAGAAGCTCTACAAGCAGAAGAGTCACAATTTATTGATGATGCCAAAGATTTTTATGCCCTGGAATTGAATTCTTGTGTTGAAATCGAACCTTATCCTCATCAACAAGAAGCCTTACTCGCTTGGAAACAATCTCAAAGACAAGGAGTAGTAGTTTTACCAACGGCAGGAGGAAAAACTTATTTGGCTCAACTAGCAATGCAAGCTACTCCTCGCACTACCTTAGTAGTAGTACCGACTTTAGATTTAATGCATCAGTGGTATGCTCAACTTGAATCGGCTTTTCCCGATGTTGAAGTAGGCTTGTTAGGCGGAGGTTCTCGCGATCGCTCTCCGATTCTAATTGCAACTTATAACAGTGCAGCTATTCACGCCGAAACTCTGGGCAATAAATATGCTTTGATTGTCTTTGATGAATGTCATCATTTACCTACAGATTTTTTTCGAGTCATTGCCGAATATGCGATCGCACCTTATCGTTTGGGTTTAACTGCCACTCCCGAACGTACTGATGGCAATCATCGTTTTTTGGATACTTTAATCGGTAAAGTAATTTATCGCAAAACAGCCAAGGAACTAGCTGGAAATACCTTAGCCTCTCATAAAATCATCCAGATCAAAGTCAAATTATCTCAAAAAGAACAGCAAACCTACGATCAAGCAATCCAAACTCGCAACGACTTTTTACGTCAAGCGAATATCTCACTGGGAAGTTTAGAAGGTTGGCAATTATTTGTGCAAGCCAGTGCGCGATCGCCACAAGGTAGAGCAGCTATGTTAGCTCATCGAGAAGCTAAAGAAATTGCTTTGGGTACAGATGCCAAATTAAGGGTATTAATCGATCTAATTACTAAACATTATCCTGAAAAGATTCTAATTTTTACTAACGATAATGCTACCGTATACCGTATTTCTCAAGAATTTCTAATTCCTGCCATTACCTATCAAACTCCAGTTAAAGAACGTCATGAGATTCTGAAACGTTATAAAGCAGGAGAATTTAAAATTTTGATTGCTTCGCACGTCCTTAATGAAGGAGTAGACGTACCCGATGCTAGGATTGCCATTATTTTATCGGGAACTGGTTCGACTAGAGAATATATTCAGCGACTTGGTAGAGTATTACGAAAAGGAAACATTCAAAATAAGCAAGCAATTCTCTATGAAGTAGTGACAGAAAACACTAGCGAAGAGAAAACCTCTCAACGTCGAAGAGGAGAATCTCCCGAACAACCTACTTCATCTCATCAACTAGAACTCCTTTCCTTTCCTTCTCCTCAGCAAATCAATCCTGGAAGAAAATTAAAAGCTGCCGAACAATCTAATCCTTGGCATCCTAATCAATCACAAGAGTAA